TATGCTTTCTTCCAAGACAACAGATAGTGAGGCCCTTGGGATGAAGTTAACTTTGATAGATTTTTCTCAGACATCTGAATCTTGACAGTATTTGCATGAAAGCCTTTTGGGTTTgtgcaactggattgcatcagcAGAGCCATGTCGCATGCATGttgaaatggccagaaaacaatATATGCTGGTAGGATATCAACCGAAGTTCAATTCACAAACTCACTATACAGAACACTGACAGAACATTGCTGGTTGATACAAGCCAGTTGCCCTAAATTTCCATGTGCACAGGCCTCCAGAATCCACCCCTACCTTTTCAAGTACATAAGCAGAAAGAgatagaggaaaagagggagggccTATTAATAGAAAACATTTTCCATTTGCCTGAATGCTCCCAGAAATCATGTCAGTGCCATAAAATATTGGGGGTACAGTGTCCCATGAAGGGCCCATGTGGAGTTATTAGCCAGTGAATATTGGGGCCAAATTTGTTTGTATAGGAGTATGAGATTATAAAGTTTAAGATTGGAGTCAAACTCATGTTGTTGTAGCTTGTGTCCTGAGGGATTTTATACTGTGTCCCACTCATGATGAGTGACCAATAGAGCTGACACTCGAGCTACCACAGGCAACCCCACAAAGCAGTCTGTTTAGCTACCACAGAGAGAACAGGCACAAGAGAGGTTATCACATGGAACCATTCAGTCTCTTGGCCTATGGGCTGGTGACTTATTCCTCTGGGTTAGGGCTCAGACCTTGGCACCAAGATTCTTCTCCCTGTTTTGGCATGGTGGCCTCATGCAAAATGGACTCTGAGCCCCCAGCTTGCTGTGAATGGTCACTCATCTGGGGAGAGGGGCATATCTATCTCTGGTGTGGTGACTGGAAGTAGAGCCCTGGGTCAGGAGAAAGTTACCTTAGTAGTTCTCTGGGTGGGCCTGAGAGCAGCACAAGTTCCCAGGGTAAGCTGGAACTCCCAGTAGTGTAAAACAAACTCACCAGGGGAGCCTTCATCCTAGTCATTGCACCAATGAAAGCACCTGTCTCAAAAGACCACATGGACAAAATCATGTCCAGGGAAACAGCTTATTTGTCAGCCAGGATGACGAGGCCACTTCACCTATTGGAGAGGGAGAAATGCTGCTTCTGCCTGTTCAAGAGCATCCTTATTGCATTGGGGCTGGAAGTGGGAGTTAGTTTGCATGTGCAGGTCACTGAAAACAGTGCATAGGCAGGGCAGAGTCGAGGTCATGATGGATAGTGGTAATTGGGACTGATCGTGGAGAAAGCAGTAGGAGCCCAGGGAAGAGTTCTCTTTTGCCTGTGAAGGGCAGAGAAGAGTTCTGCTGGTGCATCTGTGGGCTAGAGATACTAACATTCTTCTGGTTCTATGTGGGTCAAttgcagataagtgtctcatggattgcCTAccaaggctagcttggaaccatgacccacaaatctcagcctcctgagtagctacgatgacaggtgTGTTCCTGGCTGGCTGGTTCTAGTTTAATCACTAGCCTGGATACTATGGGTTTGATTTGATATTCTTTGCATCTAAAAGAactgttgattttatttcctttgttagtgtgtatgtgtgtgtgtgtgtgtgtgtgtgcgtgcgtgcgcgtgcatgaGAATGTCTTTCTATATATTTCCTGTAGGAACTGTAAAGTAAAAGTATGAGACAGCATCTTATCTTGATGGTAGCACAGTTTCACTCTTTTGGTGCCTCACATGAAAATAAGATGAGCCAAAGCCTGAGGACATCATCCTATAGATCTGTAAGTGAACTCGTGTGGGTTCCACTCCCAATACACTGCTCCTGTCAGGGAATACTCATGTGCATACATAgattattatatgtatacatttaacaTGTACTTCCCTGTGCTACTTTTGCCTTATTAACACCAGTGTCAGCACAAGAATTTCTCCTTTACAATAGATTATAATATTTGTATAACATGGACTGGATGTCGTAAGGATCAtcgctatgtttttttttttcttacttacaCTTGATCCCCTTCTTGATAGTCAAAATGCACTCCAAATTCTGAATAGTGGGTACTGGGAGCTCATATTTTGTAATGACTTAAATGCTTGAGACTTAATGGGCAATCAGTGTATTATTCAGCAATAGTAATCCAAAATTATTGATGAAATTGTCAAAatcaagaagaaagggaaaacatGAATTTCAATATAAACTGAAGCACGTTGACCATGTCCTGATAAAAATACTAATGATATAGAAATATTTGATAAGTCATAATCTATGTAAAATGAACATGAACACAATGGGTTTATTTTTGCCAATACATACTTGTATTTCCAACTCTAAACAAAAGCAATAGAAATCCACTGTCACTACGGAATTATGTATTAGAAATAAAGATTTCAGAACAAAGGCACAATAACAATACAAGAGGGCAAGAAGGTCTTCCATTATGTGACCATGTGTTTTCAGTAGTCAAACCTAGTATAAAACTCAATAATTTGGTCTATTTAATTATTAGTAAAGCATCTCATATAAAATTAAGATACTGTACATATAATATTTACTTGCCTGTCAACCGATGTAACATCAATTGATAACATAAGAAGCATacatgtatattaaatatatataactgtatgtataatatttttaattgattatGCTAGGATAAGTTTAATGTATATCTAGCCATATATAATCAAATTATTATGACTCTATACTTTCCCCCACTATTACTCCATTAATCCAGTGTATCGTGTTATAAAATTGAAGTGTATTTTTCTTGCATATAAAATCcattcttgaaattttaaaactatagAGAGATCAAAGAGGGGGTGGAGAAGAAGacaaaagatgaaaggaaaagagagagggaaggaaaacagaTGATGGGCAGAGGATGATCGAACAAAACAGATTGAGGAATGTTGCAAAAGGCAGATAtgtgaatagaaataaaatgaaaatattaatgtaATATATTTGGGGATAAAGCAGTATAGTGATATAGAAGGAggaatttaatgtattttaaaatttaataaaatatccaTGAACTCAGCTACCTAGGAAGGTATGATACAAGGGTCAgattttgaaaccaacctgggcagaaaagtccatgagactcttgtcttcagttaaccaccacagaGCCAAAATGAgggctgtgacttaagtggtaaagccaAGTTTTAGAAAACCATAAAGTTACTGACAATAAAATGGTTTAAGTTCATGTTCCAAGACAGATGCCAAAACAGAAATTTTAAGTAAATgattattaaagaaaaacaaaacaaaacaaacaagagtgaaaAATATACTAATTGGGATGATGGAACGAATGCAGAGTAAATaggaatattcaaaaatataaaaaaatgcaaCTTTAGCTAGCATTTGAGATTGTACCATCATTAGAGAAATTAGAAGCAGTCACTAGTTCTTGAGATTATTTcaactatataaaataatatctgcttgaaaaaagaaatgtagatgtatccaatgcctaacatatgaaaatgtaacctctctgtacatcagtttgataataaaaaattgaaaaaaaaaagaaatgtagatttACTCCAGAAATTTATACATGTGACCTTAAGAGGGATTATTCTTCCCACTGTGCATTTTATTCCGGAGGGCATGCTGAACATTTCTATCTGGCCTTAACAAGATGAtatagcacttgggggcaaagatgcagcctaGGAGTCCTGCACTGGAggtcaagatggagaagacctctatAGCAACCATGAgcttccccttggcactgtggtagacaggcaagaaagtgagccacacactgcagaacaccagcatgctgaaggtcaggaacttggcttcattgaaggtgtcaggcaggttcctggccaggaaagctacagtgaagctggccagggccagggagcccaggtatcccaagacacagtagaaagaagtgaaggagcccttgttacacaggatgatgatgtggccatgttcagagtgggcatctgtgtcaatgaagggaggagaggctcccagccagagtccacagagagtcacctggatcaggatgcagatgggaatgatgaagttaggagcccctgataccagcagccacctcattcttccccctggagaagtgaccttgaaggccaaaaccacagttacagttttggccaagacagtgGAAACAGCcatagtgaatgcaactccaaatgtggtttgctgtagaatgcatgtGACTGTGTTAGGTctgccaataaagagcaaggaacagaggaaacagaagatgagggagatgagcagaatgtagctgagagcctggttattagccttgacaatgggggtgttctgatgtttcacaaagaccccaagaacaagtGCTGTGAGtatagataaaccaagagccatgcaggccaaggccatccccaagggttctccataagccaggaaacttgcagctcttgggaggcactggtttccccctgtgttggcatactgatcatctggacacttcacacactgctccatatctggtgaggaacTCAAATATCTATTAGTTCCTTtcagtacttaaaaataaattaagaaatcccTATAGAGAGGTCATTCTAAAAAGTTAATATTTAATGGCATAAAATTATGTACTACCAATATTACCAGGAATGTTCAGTATTATTTGTATATCTTCATCATTTTCCCACATACATTACCACATTCCCCTTTTTCCAGTCTTATTGAAACTCCTTTTATCAGAGTGATGACAACATATATTATTTCTCACTCCTTAtaatgtgctaataaaaatgttctgcacctCTTTTCACTGTCATAAGAATTCTCAGTCTTATGTGTTCTACTCATACCACAATTCCACAATTTTGGACAGTAAAGTATGCACTTCCCTGTGTGTCTCAGTGCAGCATAAAAAGTAGCCCTTCCTTGAAGTTGTTATATTTGTCTCTCCACGTCCCTGTAAAATGTTGGGCAGCAGAGAATGAAGTCAGGCTTTCAAACTCTAAAGCCATTATATGCAGAACACCTGTGGCTGATCTTTACGCAAAACCCAAGCCAGAGTTATATTGCAAGAACAGTTCtgtatacaaacaaacaaagcaacaaacaaatacatagaagatatctgttttctttgtattctaaATACAATTTTGAACAAGATGTAGACCTTGTCCTTAAAAAGGTTTTGCATTGAGTACATTACTAAGTAGGTAAATCAACTACATTACTGAGTAGTTAAATAAACATGCACACCAAAGAGTAGAATAGTTAACTGTACACAATTCAtagactgagattttttttctcaaggagcAGTAGCATCCATTGCTACTACTTAATTACAAAGTGAAGAAAAGAAGTCTGCATCCTAATTCTGCATCCTAATACACAACTTTGGAGTTGACTTACATGGATTGTAGGAATGCGGAGAGAGTATGAGTTTCTCCCAAATtcatgaacttacctgtcccattagccatctcattctctgggcAAGGGATGCAGTCAAAACAACAGGCAGCCTGTTCCTCCTgtggggatttcctgaatccaggaccacaactctcactgcagacagagtgaggaggctgaggaaaatcaggtATGCAAAAGTAATCAGTCAATGTTGACTGAACACTCCAAAAAGTCCATTTTTTGAATAGTAGGATTATGAAACACTGCATTTCTATGCGTACAATTCTAGTCAGTTAATTGAATGTTATTATAGATTCCATCTTGTCACAAAAGACTAATGTCCTCTAGCCTTGATCTCTGCCTAGCCTGTTGAAGTATTGAGGAATGTGAAAGCTTTAATCTGTGGAGATAAATGTTGAGAAATTAAGACCTAGTGGCCAGACCTATGAACTGCTTAGATTTCCTATCATTATATGTTGTCTCCTACTCATCTATGATATGAGGAGCAAGGAAGATGAATTTTTGTAGTTCACAATTTGCGCTGTAAGGTAAAGCACAGTCCTGTTTTTACAGGATTATATGAACACCAGCTGCACCATATCTTATTTTTCCAGCGCCCATATGGTGAGAATCTTCTCTCATGGGCTCTCACCAAAGATTCCTCTCATCAAAATTCCCCAATTGGGACGCCAACTGACCATCGAATAGAACCTCCACAAAAGGCAGCAAAATAAACCTTTGAAACACATAAAGTAATTTTTTCAGGTAATTTATGACAGCATAGAAACCTACAAATAAAATGCAATCTATTTTTTATGCTAACATTCTAAACCaacatttagaaatatatttaagatTTTTGTGGAACTTGACTTCCGGGTCTGGGCAATATCcttggacttcttttgctcagttagtactctacgacttgagccacagactcaCTCAAGCTTTTAGGTAAAAAATTGAGATAAGTGTCTTCCAGGCTTTTCTGCTCTAAATTGACCTATAATATTAGATCTGAGGATGTTActgcctgagtagataggattaaaatCAAGAGCCACTAATGCAGTgctgttagtttgttttgtttcttttctatccaAGAGGCAATCaatgcaattttttaaattggaaatattttGATGTGCAATACTAGGCCGTTAGTAAGTACATAGgacataaaatgtgtgtgtgtgtgtgtgtgtgtgtgtgtgtgtgtgtgtttgccagaaaCAAGACTTGAATTAAGATCCTGGCCTTTGTGTCGGAGAtttgttgcttaaggctagcagtaTGCTACTTGGTCTACggttctactttctgctttttttgtggttagaaTGCTTAAAGTGATTTGAAACCATGATATTCACATCTCAGCAACCTTAGGTAGCTAGTATAATAGGAGTAAGTTGTCAACAcccaacaaaatatattttaaggatTAATTTTGCTTATTTACATGCTCTTAAAATTATTACAATTAGATCCAACCCACCTCTGTAGATTCTATGGCCCACTGTACCGTATCTTCAAATAGAGAGAGTTGATGTCCATGAAGAGTACATGAAGAAAACTTTCCGACTTTCACCTCAAGttgaagaccttctggaaaattccatatgttcacaatgtcatagtCTGCTTCCAATTTCCTTTCTTCACCACAAATCACTTCATCTCCAGCAGGATTATGAAATTGGATGTGCTTCAGAAAACGGTGCAGCTAAAAGAAATACATCTTCATATGGTGAAGAACTTCCTAGAGTTAACACTGAAAACCTGAACTAAGAAAAGCTCCTGATTGTATTTAATTTCAGATTCAGAGTTCAAGAGTAGCAGGCACTTAATGAAGTGTCTCAAAGAATTTATGAATGCATCAGAACTAGCCTTTTGAATTCTGGTCACTCAACAATGATACTTTATGGCTTGTTTTCAAGAGAAATCAGTTACATGTAAATAGTCTCTGTTGCCTAGATAGAGTTTTCTGAAATCTCTAATTTTATGAATGTCTATAGTTAGACCTCtgtaaaattttaatacataaagtagaattagaaaacaaatgaaaattatgGATAATTCTATTCACCATGTCATCTTTTGCTATTACTTAAGAAACTGATATGGATAATTTGAATTTACAATATTCAAAACATTACCTATGGGCCTCTTGAGGTTATTGGTAAGTAAAAGACTGGATAGAAACATGGAATATATTTTGTCCTTGTTACTAGCTTACTTTTCCTTAAGAGCACATTAACACATGTCTGGTGTTCCTCACAGACATTTAACAAGTATTATTTCTTGGGTTTTGGGAAAAATACCTGAATCTGTAATCTCATACAGCAAGAAATCCTTCTACAAAGTTACTTTCTTCATGGTGTGAGCCATGcaaaacagaaggccttacctgtgcaggggaaggcactgtcccctttctatttcccattgtttgtaTTTCTGCTTGAAGAAGAATCATCTTATGgaaagcctgggccacagcatacacagcattgtatatgTTGTAACTGTCTGCAGACATAGCTATGTCAAAAGCTTGCCTAgccaaccaatccaaggaggcatcatgaggacagttctcccatgttacacagtcagactcagaatctgagcaattaaaagaaagaaaccacaccCGAGCAAGGAAATaatcttctgggtatttggaagggttaactgccttgacaaaatttgtgaatccagaaacatctggacGATGGTATGAAAAAATGAGAGGAACATGTAATGAACCAAGcatgaaatatttccttttcatggttaaatcccactgtgaattcatgataaaaactttgccttttattaaatatTGCTCAATGCACATAATTAAGTGTACTAGtgattcattatcaccatatatgATGAGAACATTTGCTGAGGATTTATTAATCTGATTATAAAGTGCCATGATTTTGAATACATATGACACGGCCTGGTTTGGGATTGCTATATCAAAGGCCACACAAATTCTATTCTTGGTTATCTCTGCTTTCaattcaggaagaatccacaagccttCCTCATTTTGCAaggttaacagtcccacccagttccatctgaagtgaagcagcaaggagaccatggcagtggccattgatgtgtcctttgaggccatctgatagagagcaggaaacTTGTTATGGTCACTCAGGTCATGCTGAAATGGTCCAAATGTAAGCTAAAGGAATGAAAATTGGATGTTACATGAGTGACAAGATTTCCATCCATCACAGTCCCATTCATAATATATATTAAGTAACCAATTGAAGCAGATTAAAGGCAagtatttcttttagtttttccaaaaagataaattttacatttttttaaacagttatacaacatttcaattttttcacCATCAGGTGATCTTTGTCAGGGTTTCCATCAACTTCTCCCATCTATAGCAACCCCACCCATTCATTGactttccttgttccatttttgCATACGTATATTGAATATTATCTTATAGTTTCCCACATATCTACTCCCTATTCCCCTACCCTTTTCCACATCCCCTTATCACCTAATCCCCTCAGACAAGACATTCTCAGCTTTGTGTTCTTCATATCTGTTAGTTGATCAGAGAGCTTACACCATGAAATTCTGTTCCTATAACTACCATACCTTTTAGTTAGATTGATCATGTATATATGTGATTGGATATATATGTTTGTTCCAATTGTTTTCATAAGGCACGTTCATATTTATACTTAACATTTCATATTAGAGAATGCACAATCCATTTTCTTTCTAAGCCCGACTTTATTAAACATcttatgcacgtgtgtgtgtgtgtgtgtgtgtgtgtgtgtgtgtgtgtgtttacaaggCCACAAACTCAGGGGCTCATATACTTCTTGTCTTTTGATCTCAAGAGTGACTGAAGACTACATTATTTCCTGCATTCTTTCTAGTTAATCAGAGGTAAATttactgagtggctaggattacaaatgtgagatcCCAGAACCCAGTTCAAGATAAGTTCATACTTTAAAGACATTTTCAATTTCCTGATTTTTGAAGAAGAATTGATAATTCTTAAAAGTCCCAAATAATTCCTTTCTGTGCTATAACGTTTCTAATCGCTTTTCCAAACAAATGGTGTTATAGGTAGTCCATTatctttgaatattttgtttGATATCACAAAATTTAATGTTTATAAAGGTATTTTGCTCCCTATCACTCTCTTCTAATACCTGAAATGCCATCAAATGAGACATTTTTTAATATCACCTCACTGCTTTCACTCTCACTTGTGGAAACTTGTAGAGTTCCAGCATTGTCCCAATCTTTGCAGATATtattcctgatggtcctgtaagtactGCTATAGCCTTGCTGCCATTCTTACAGCTGTAGTTTGGAATCTCATACTttccaaagaggcaaatgaagggatttttaaatgttgtCCAAGCTCCAGATTCAATATCATAGGTTTCAAATCCCAGAGTCCAGTTATATAAAAGatcagggtttttgttgatctcttcaatagcaaaagccaaggccaatACAAACTGGTAGCTCTTGAAGACAAATCTGCATGATGGCATAGAAATTCAGGAGGAGTGTTTCAAAATTTATGACTTTGATGGATGCAATACTTGCTTCTTTGCCAATGAATATTTTAACACCTTACCCCCTGCTGCCCCTCGCGAATGATAGGCTATTCATtggattctctgtgtgtgtttcaatTTACATTCTGTCCTGCTCTGCTTGGT
The DNA window shown above is from Perognathus longimembris pacificus isolate PPM17 chromosome 18, ASM2315922v1, whole genome shotgun sequence and carries:
- the LOC125367058 gene encoding vomeronasal type-2 receptor 116-like, which encodes MKPQAHLDGDAVISGFFPLYTLGADRSNSDFSGHEETKPFVFKSYQFVLALAFAIEEINKNPDLLYNWTLGFETYDIESGAWTTFKNPFICLFGKYEIPNYSCKNGSKAIAVLTGPSGIISAKIGTMLELYKFPQLTFGPFQHDLSDHNKFPALYQMASKDTSMATAMVSLLLHFRWNWVGLLTLQNEEGLWILPELKAEITKNRICVAFDIAIPNQAVSYVFKIMALYNQINKSSANVLIIYGDNESLVHLIMCIEQYLIKGKVFIMNSQWDLTMKRKYFMLGSLHVPLIFSYHRPDVSGFTNFVKAVNPSKYPEDYFLARVWFLSFNCSDSESDCVTWENCPHDASLDWLARQAFDIAMSADSYNIYNAVYAVAQAFHKMILLQAEIQTMGNRKGTVPSPAQLHRFLKHIQFHNPAGDEVICGEERKLEADYDIVNIWNFPEGLQLEVKVGKFSSCTLHGHQLSLFEDTVQWAIESTEPPHSVCSESCGPGFRKSPQEEQAACCFDCIPCPENEMANGTDMEQCVKCPDDQYANTGGNQCLPRAASFLAYGEPLGMALACMALGLSILTALVLGVFVKHQNTPIVKANNQALSYILLISLIFCFLCSLLFIGRPNTVTCILQQTTFGVAFTMAVSTVLAKTVTVVLAFKVTSPGGRMRWLLVSGAPNFIIPICILIQVTLCGLWLGASPPFIDTDAHSEHGHIIILCNKGSFTSFYCVLGYLGSLALASFTVAFLARNLPDTFNEAKFLTFSMLVFCSVWLTFLPVYHSAKGKLMVAIEVFSILTSSAGLLGCIFAPKCYIILLRPDRNVQHALRNKMHSGKNNPS